The DNA window ACCTTCAATTTTCGCGTCACGGGCATTCCGGTCCCCGGAAAAATCGAGGGTGTGACGCCGCACCTGACCTTCTCGCCCAGCAATCTGAGTGCTGCGCGTGGAACCGTCACGCTGGGCCTGACGCACCTGAACACCGGCATCGCGCTGCGAGACATGCATGCCCGCGAATTTCTGGGCGTCGAGAAGCATCCGGTCGCCACGTTCAACCTGCAAAAACTGAATGTCGCCGGGAAGATCGCGCCGGGGCAGACGCTGCGGGGCACCGCCGACGGCACGCTGAACCTCAACGGCGTCTCGGTGCCGCTCCAGTCGCCCATCACGCTCACCGAGGCTGCCGACGGTTCTGTGATCGATGTCAGCACGGGTTTCGACGTGACCTTTGCCCGTCACCACATCTCGATTCCCGGAGCCGACCCCAGGACCGATGTCAAGGTCGTGTTTCGATTGCCCCTGCGCCAGTAAGTTCAGTATTCTGCCGTCTGCCGAAAGAGCGGAGAGCAGAAGTTCAGGCCGACCTCACGGATTTATTCCGGAGGTCGGCTTCGAATCAGGCGCTTCAGCTTCATATCAGAAACAACAGGTAGTCTGGAAATGGGCAAACGAAGCCGCCAGAGCTGCCTTTTTCTTAGTCCCGGCGAAAATCATCGTGGGCGTTCTCTGAGAAGAGCATCAAACAGGCACTGATGCACAGGATCTCTGTATGAATCACCCGGCTTCTCAATCTGCCCTCGCCATTCCCTGATTGCA is part of the Deinococcus sp. KNUC1210 genome and encodes:
- a CDS encoding YceI family protein, whose amino-acid sequence is MNTHTLDSRPAPRFRLTRPRLWLAAGAVVVLGAAAGIGTLNYLGRGPSPIEVTNTSGAATFNFRVTGIPVPGKIEGVTPHLTFSPSNLSAARGTVTLGLTHLNTGIALRDMHAREFLGVEKHPVATFNLQKLNVAGKIAPGQTLRGTADGTLNLNGVSVPLQSPITLTEAADGSVIDVSTGFDVTFARHHISIPGADPRTDVKVVFRLPLRQ